The following proteins are encoded in a genomic region of Leptospira fainei serovar Hurstbridge str. BUT 6:
- a CDS encoding DUF2059 domain-containing protein, with the protein MSRLLFAIFLFLFSVFPLLAIDEKKEEIRQLLISSGSEKMGVLVVGQMISRFKQLMPQIPEEFWEDFRKELKSEDMVELIIPIYDKYFTLEEIKGITAFYNSPVGRKLLEKNPQITQESMQVGEMWGKKIAERVLERLKAKGLLSPDAKPPTRQDI; encoded by the coding sequence ATGAGTCGTTTATTATTCGCAATTTTTCTTTTCTTGTTCTCCGTATTCCCTTTGCTAGCGATCGATGAAAAGAAGGAAGAAATACGCCAACTTCTCATCTCTTCCGGATCGGAAAAAATGGGCGTGCTTGTCGTAGGCCAGATGATTTCCAGATTTAAACAGTTAATGCCTCAAATTCCCGAAGAGTTTTGGGAAGATTTTAGGAAAGAATTAAAGAGCGAAGATATGGTGGAATTGATTATCCCTATTTACGATAAGTATTTTACTCTCGAGGAAATCAAAGGCATAACCGCGTTTTACAATTCACCGGTCGGCAGAAAGCTGCTGGAAAAAAATCCGCAAATTACCCAAGAATCGATGCAAGTCGGAGAAATGTGGGGTAAGAAAATAGCGGAACGAGTATTAGAGCGTTTAAAAGCAAAGGGTTTACTCTCGCCGGATGCAAAACCTCCTACCCGCCAAGACATTTAA
- a CDS encoding ribosomal-processing cysteine protease Prp, translating to MIRVKILRKGEEILGFESVGHASAEQGTKGSNLLCAAVGVLIQSLYLHLRKEGKAGPAEVRDGFLKFKILAGLENDPVVRTSFALVRDGLENLRDQYSSEIELIGE from the coding sequence TTGATTCGAGTAAAAATCCTCCGTAAAGGAGAAGAGATTCTTGGTTTTGAATCCGTGGGGCACGCCTCCGCAGAACAAGGAACCAAAGGATCCAATCTCCTCTGTGCGGCGGTCGGAGTCCTGATTCAATCCCTCTATCTCCATTTACGGAAAGAAGGAAAAGCGGGCCCCGCAGAAGTCCGGGATGGATTCTTGAAATTCAAGATTCTGGCCGGCCTTGAGAATGATCCAGTAGTCCGAACAAGCTTTGCCTTGGTTCGGGATGGTTTGGAAAATTTGAGGGATCAATATTCCTCGGAAATTGAACTCATAGGAGAATAG
- the rpmA gene encoding 50S ribosomal protein L27, with translation MAHKKGGGSSKNGRDSQSKRLGVKRFGGELVLAGNILVRQRGTRLHAGRNVGLGKDHTLFSLVHGRVKFEQVTKTKMQVSVYPES, from the coding sequence ATGGCACATAAGAAAGGTGGCGGTTCTTCGAAGAACGGACGCGATTCCCAATCTAAACGTCTTGGAGTCAAACGTTTCGGAGGCGAACTCGTTTTGGCTGGAAATATCCTGGTTCGTCAAAGAGGAACCAGACTTCATGCGGGAAGAAACGTAGGTTTAGGAAAAGATCATACGCTTTTCTCTCTCGTACATGGAAGAGTAAAATTCGAGCAGGTCACAAAGACCAAAATGCAAGTTTCGGTTTATCCGGAATCCTAA
- the obgE gene encoding GTPase ObgE: MEKFVDEVVIEVTAGHGGAGSMHFRHEKYVEFGGPDGGDGGVGGDVLIRTNLSMVTLDRYLTKRKFKAAEGFPGEGNNRSGKKGDDLVLYVPLGTQIYDEDSGELLYDFVEDGMEFSVAKGGRGGKGNTHFKSSTHQAPKFSQPGEAGEYKHLRLSLKLLADVGIVGLPNAGKSTLLSQITEAHPKIAGYAFTTLSPNLGVVKRKGDIYRYTIADIPGIVEGASKGIGLGLSFLRHIERVKGILYVFDASALDIESDFKMLRSELETYNKELLNRPHLIVLNKIDVWEDQSFTKELLESVSSLGRVIPISAKESTNLEELLEIMDETFFQQELEKLRLSGKNQEQQEDSNE, translated from the coding sequence ATGGAAAAATTCGTAGACGAAGTGGTCATCGAAGTAACCGCAGGGCACGGTGGAGCCGGCTCTATGCATTTTCGTCACGAAAAGTACGTCGAATTCGGCGGTCCGGATGGCGGAGACGGAGGTGTCGGCGGGGACGTCCTTATCCGCACGAATCTTTCTATGGTCACCCTCGATCGCTATCTTACGAAAAGAAAATTTAAAGCCGCGGAAGGATTTCCGGGAGAAGGAAACAATCGCTCGGGTAAGAAGGGAGACGATCTCGTCCTCTACGTTCCCCTGGGCACCCAAATCTACGATGAAGATAGCGGCGAGCTTCTTTACGATTTTGTGGAGGATGGAATGGAATTTTCCGTCGCGAAAGGCGGACGAGGCGGAAAAGGAAACACTCATTTTAAATCATCCACTCATCAAGCTCCTAAATTCTCGCAGCCGGGAGAAGCCGGAGAATATAAACATCTTCGACTGAGTTTAAAACTTTTAGCCGACGTCGGAATCGTCGGCCTCCCGAATGCAGGGAAATCGACCTTACTTTCGCAGATTACGGAAGCGCATCCGAAGATCGCCGGTTACGCGTTCACGACTCTTTCCCCGAACTTAGGAGTAGTCAAACGGAAAGGAGACATCTATCGATATACTATCGCCGATATTCCCGGCATAGTTGAAGGCGCTAGTAAAGGCATCGGTCTCGGATTATCCTTTCTTAGACATATAGAGCGAGTAAAAGGAATCCTTTACGTATTCGATGCCAGCGCATTGGATATAGAATCGGATTTCAAAATGCTTCGATCCGAATTAGAAACATATAATAAAGAATTATTGAATCGTCCTCATTTGATAGTTTTGAATAAGATAGACGTTTGGGAAGATCAAAGTTTTACGAAAGAGCTTTTGGAATCCGTATCTTCGTTGGGTAGAGTTATTCCTATTTCGGCCAAAGAATCGACGAACTTGGAAGAATTACTCGAAATTATGGATGAGACTTTCTTTCAGCAAGAATTGGAAAAACTAAGACTCTCGGGAAAAAATCAAGAGCAACAGGAAGATTCGAATGAGTAG
- a CDS encoding pirin family protein, producing MKYISGKLRGLGDGFSVRRILPHIDVRAVGPFVFLDHMGPISLINGNELVVRSHPHIGLATITYLYDGVILHRDTLGTEQMIRPYEVNWMTAGSGIAHSERSQADPQYSIIEGIQTWVALPQQHEETPPEFFHYAREEFPELSGGGWELRLIAGSLLGEISPVKVYSPLFYADVEIEPGAEIELSVPSKQEGAVYVARGSLDAEGRIVGVGEMAVYPMGGAIKFRAEQATRAILLGGEPLPERRHLWWNFVSSSLERIDRAKDDWRNDRFGKISGETDRIPLPEA from the coding sequence ATGAAATACATTTCGGGAAAACTTAGAGGCCTAGGCGACGGATTTTCAGTTCGTCGGATTCTTCCACATATTGACGTGAGGGCAGTCGGGCCTTTCGTTTTTTTAGATCATATGGGTCCCATTTCATTGATAAATGGCAATGAACTCGTGGTTCGTTCCCATCCGCATATCGGCCTAGCAACGATCACTTATCTTTATGACGGCGTTATTTTGCATCGGGATACCTTGGGAACCGAGCAAATGATTCGACCTTACGAAGTGAATTGGATGACGGCAGGTTCCGGCATCGCACATAGCGAGAGGTCGCAAGCCGATCCCCAATATTCCATTATAGAGGGGATTCAAACTTGGGTGGCTTTGCCCCAACAGCACGAGGAGACTCCACCTGAGTTCTTCCATTACGCTAGAGAGGAGTTCCCCGAATTGAGCGGAGGAGGCTGGGAGTTGCGACTAATTGCGGGATCACTTTTGGGTGAAATTTCTCCCGTTAAGGTATATTCTCCTCTGTTTTATGCGGATGTAGAGATCGAGCCTGGTGCCGAAATAGAACTTTCCGTTCCTTCCAAACAGGAAGGCGCGGTCTATGTAGCTCGTGGCAGTTTGGACGCCGAAGGCCGAATTGTTGGGGTCGGAGAGATGGCAGTTTATCCGATGGGTGGGGCGATCAAATTTCGCGCGGAGCAAGCAACCCGAGCGATTCTTCTAGGCGGAGAGCCGTTGCCTGAACGCAGGCATCTATGGTGGAACTTCGTATCCAGTTCTTTAGAGAGAATCGATCGAGCAAAAGACGACTGGAGAAACGATCGATTCGGAAAAATTTCGGGAGAGACGGATCGGATTCCCTTACCCGAAGCATAA
- the rplU gene encoding 50S ribosomal protein L21, with translation MFAIISVGNRQFKVTQDSEFLTEKTGKKPGDTFDAKVLLFAENNKVHIGAPDLKSAKVSLKVVDDVKGEKIRGYVYKKRKNSQRTWGHRQQLQKLKVVSLSAV, from the coding sequence ATGTTCGCGATCATATCTGTCGGCAATCGACAATTCAAAGTAACCCAGGATTCCGAATTCCTGACGGAAAAGACCGGCAAAAAGCCCGGTGATACCTTCGATGCGAAGGTTTTACTGTTCGCGGAGAACAATAAGGTTCATATCGGCGCACCCGATCTGAAGTCGGCAAAAGTCTCCCTAAAGGTCGTAGACGACGTAAAAGGTGAGAAGATTCGCGGCTACGTTTATAAGAAACGTAAAAACTCCCAAAGAACCTGGGGTCATAGACAACAACTCCAGAAACTCAAGGTAGTTTCCCTCTCGGCGGTTTGA
- the typA gene encoding translational GTPase TypA, translated as MEIRNIAIIAHVDHGKTTLLDGILRQTGAVTAKEDGDRIMDSNDLEKEKGITIKAKNTAVVYKGTRINVVDTPGHADFGGEVERVLSTADSCLLLVDAFDGPMPQTRFVLGKSLQLGHKPILVINKIDRDGARPSAVVDMVFDLFSDLGATDEQLDFPIIYASAKQGWAVRRLEDAPGKNLDPLLDMVLEHVPPVKASVDAPLQFQVTSLDYNDYVGRIAIGKIYNGKLQKGMNVIQLSPKTNGRDETQILKVTKLYNFEGLKRNEIDFAEAGDIVSIAGLPDVFIGDTVCEPGKPAPMPAIEVEEPTVSMYFMVNNSPFASKEGKFVTTRNIRERLDRELETNVAMRLEETEDKDRFKVLGRGELHLSVLIETMRREGFELQVSRPEVIIKKGENGEKLEPYEYLVMDLPDQFTGSIIAELNRRKGELQLMEAHPSGMTRVEFVIPTRGIIGFRGYFVTETKGEGVMSSRFLRFDLYKGEIPGRKNGALISMDSGDTTGYALWKIQERGELLIDPQTSVYPGMIIGIHSRENDLEVNPVREKKLTNVRSSGADEAIRLVPPRRFSLEQNIEFLDDDELLEVTPLSMRLRKKILDPNMRKRAGR; from the coding sequence ATGGAAATCCGCAACATCGCCATTATCGCACACGTAGACCACGGGAAGACAACCCTATTAGATGGAATTCTCCGACAGACAGGAGCCGTCACCGCTAAGGAAGACGGGGACCGGATTATGGACAGCAATGATCTGGAAAAAGAGAAAGGAATTACGATCAAGGCCAAAAATACTGCGGTCGTTTATAAAGGGACGAGAATTAATGTCGTGGATACTCCGGGGCACGCGGATTTCGGCGGAGAAGTCGAACGCGTCCTTTCTACTGCGGATTCATGTCTTCTGCTTGTGGACGCATTCGACGGACCCATGCCTCAAACGAGATTCGTATTGGGAAAATCCCTGCAGCTAGGCCATAAGCCGATTTTGGTAATTAACAAAATCGATCGGGATGGAGCTAGACCGTCCGCAGTCGTGGATATGGTATTCGACTTATTCAGCGATCTAGGCGCCACCGACGAACAATTGGATTTTCCGATCATTTATGCTTCGGCCAAGCAAGGTTGGGCCGTCCGCAGACTTGAGGATGCCCCCGGGAAAAACCTGGATCCGTTATTAGATATGGTTCTCGAGCACGTTCCTCCGGTAAAAGCCAGCGTGGATGCTCCTCTGCAATTTCAAGTCACTTCCTTGGATTACAACGACTATGTAGGTAGGATTGCGATCGGCAAGATCTATAACGGAAAGCTACAGAAAGGGATGAATGTGATTCAACTTTCTCCGAAGACGAACGGAAGAGACGAAACTCAAATATTAAAAGTTACGAAATTATATAATTTTGAAGGTTTAAAACGAAACGAAATCGATTTCGCCGAAGCCGGAGATATCGTATCGATTGCAGGTTTACCCGACGTATTTATCGGAGATACGGTTTGCGAACCGGGAAAACCCGCTCCTATGCCCGCGATAGAAGTGGAAGAGCCGACAGTATCCATGTATTTCATGGTCAATAATTCTCCGTTTGCAAGTAAGGAAGGGAAGTTCGTAACGACCCGGAATATCCGCGAAAGATTGGATCGTGAATTAGAAACAAACGTCGCGATGCGCTTGGAAGAAACGGAAGATAAGGACCGCTTTAAGGTTCTCGGCCGGGGGGAACTACACCTCTCCGTATTAATCGAAACCATGCGCCGGGAAGGATTTGAACTGCAAGTTTCTCGTCCCGAAGTTATCATTAAGAAGGGCGAAAACGGCGAGAAGCTCGAACCGTACGAATATCTTGTGATGGACCTTCCCGACCAATTTACCGGAAGCATCATCGCCGAGCTGAATCGTAGAAAAGGCGAACTTCAGTTAATGGAAGCTCATCCATCCGGGATGACTCGCGTCGAATTCGTAATCCCGACTCGGGGAATTATCGGGTTCCGGGGATATTTCGTTACGGAAACTAAGGGAGAGGGAGTTATGTCCAGCCGCTTCCTGCGTTTCGATCTTTATAAGGGAGAGATTCCTGGACGTAAGAACGGAGCCCTGATTTCCATGGACTCCGGAGATACGACCGGATACGCGCTCTGGAAAATCCAAGAGAGAGGGGAACTATTGATCGACCCTCAAACTTCCGTTTATCCCGGAATGATCATCGGAATTCACTCCCGCGAAAACGACTTGGAAGTGAATCCGGTTCGTGAAAAGAAATTGACCAACGTTCGTTCCTCGGGCGCGGACGAAGCGATTCGTCTCGTGCCGCCTCGCCGTTTTAGCTTGGAGCAAAATATCGAATTTTTGGACGATGATGAGTTATTGGAAGTGACACCGCTCAGCATGAGATTACGGAAAAAGATTCTAGATCCAAATATGCGTAAACGCGCCGGACGTTGA
- a CDS encoding hybrid sensor histidine kinase/response regulator has translation MQNFFLLTIFLLLWTFPGSLFSSSIPLDESKIVGVSERMEYLEDRTRNFELSDLLAGLRDSEFLKSRRKNLHPGFTHSAYWVRFSLQNVSEHGEEYVIVSEFPYTDEIRFYETKNGKEIRSVRTGDTLPFETRDLKHRYFVFRTFLMEGETKEYFLRFTNEGPMNIPLITSPTRIYLEKSTTETLFLGLCYGCMFIMILYNFFLYTSLRESDYLYYVTYLLFLILTQVSFNGLANQFLWGDFPAWGNKSTNVLSLFTFFISAIFSLQYLRISKGGWIDLFLKSFAITTLLAALISIYAPLRFSSVVTVIYGLIHPIVLIGIGSIRLFQNFKPARFFLLAWVAMEIAIFITSLQRLGVYDSILVGEYSIHIGATLEVTFLSFGLADSINTLKEEKEKIIVAQNETLEARIIAKTRDLEIAKIQAENANLQKSKFLAHMSHEIRTPMNGILAMSKFLFDSEPPGEKKETIGIITASANNLLVIINDILDLSKIESGKLDLIYENFRIADFLTEITGIVRLQTNAKGIDLQFDSAPDVPEFIRTDRTRLAQILLNLLGNSAKFTDHGKIQLSVRVKNKLKEDIDLEFSVRDTGIGISAEKIPSLFQPFTQLDNSITRTYGGTGLGLTISKRLCELLQGDISVQSQKGSWTEFTFTIRAKEASAFDYPPRPVPTKSGNRKMEILVVDDNASNQFVIQRLLSKFGHPATAASSGREALRLLKDKTFELILMDIEMPELDGFETTRQIRKLYGDGNNPIIIALTAHAMKEFEQMSYDVGMNDFLAKPIDPTVLREKISYWAEKTVRP, from the coding sequence ATGCAGAATTTTTTTCTTCTTACCATCTTTCTACTTCTCTGGACGTTTCCCGGTTCTCTCTTTTCAAGTTCCATACCTTTGGACGAATCGAAGATCGTGGGTGTCTCGGAGAGAATGGAATATTTGGAAGACCGTACTCGTAATTTTGAGCTGTCCGATTTGCTTGCCGGGCTTCGCGATTCCGAATTTCTGAAAAGTCGAAGAAAAAACCTGCATCCCGGATTCACTCACTCCGCTTATTGGGTTCGATTTTCGCTGCAAAATGTCTCCGAACATGGAGAGGAATATGTAATCGTTTCCGAATTCCCGTATACCGACGAGATTCGTTTTTACGAAACAAAAAACGGAAAGGAAATCCGCTCTGTCCGAACCGGCGACACTCTTCCTTTCGAGACGAGAGATCTAAAGCATCGATATTTCGTTTTTAGAACGTTTTTAATGGAGGGGGAAACAAAAGAATACTTTCTTCGATTTACCAATGAAGGGCCAATGAACATCCCTCTCATTACATCTCCGACGAGAATCTATCTTGAGAAATCCACGACTGAAACCTTATTTCTCGGCTTGTGTTACGGCTGCATGTTCATAATGATTCTTTATAATTTCTTTTTATACACTTCCCTTAGGGAATCCGATTATCTGTATTACGTAACCTACCTTCTTTTCCTAATACTGACTCAAGTAAGTTTTAACGGACTCGCAAATCAATTTCTATGGGGCGATTTTCCCGCTTGGGGCAACAAAAGCACTAACGTACTTTCACTTTTTACATTCTTCATTTCCGCAATTTTCAGCTTACAGTATCTTAGGATTTCGAAAGGAGGCTGGATCGATTTATTCTTAAAATCTTTCGCGATCACGACCTTACTCGCGGCTTTAATATCCATATATGCTCCATTACGTTTTTCTTCCGTAGTAACGGTCATCTACGGATTGATTCATCCGATCGTATTGATCGGCATAGGATCGATTCGCCTCTTTCAAAACTTTAAACCTGCAAGATTCTTTTTATTAGCCTGGGTCGCCATGGAAATCGCGATATTTATCACGTCTCTGCAGAGACTCGGAGTTTACGATTCGATCCTAGTTGGAGAATATTCGATTCATATAGGTGCGACGCTGGAAGTGACCTTTCTATCATTCGGGTTAGCGGATAGCATCAATACTCTTAAGGAGGAGAAGGAGAAAATCATTGTCGCTCAAAATGAAACTTTGGAGGCGAGAATTATCGCAAAAACCAGAGATTTAGAAATCGCAAAAATTCAAGCGGAAAATGCCAACTTACAAAAATCCAAATTTCTTGCACATATGAGCCATGAAATCAGGACTCCTATGAACGGAATCCTGGCAATGTCTAAATTCCTATTCGATTCGGAGCCACCGGGAGAGAAAAAGGAGACCATCGGGATCATAACCGCCAGCGCGAACAATTTGTTGGTGATAATCAACGATATTTTAGATTTATCTAAAATAGAATCGGGGAAATTAGATTTAATTTACGAGAACTTTCGTATCGCCGATTTTCTTACTGAAATAACCGGAATCGTCCGCTTACAAACGAATGCTAAAGGCATCGATCTGCAATTCGATTCAGCTCCGGACGTCCCGGAATTCATTCGCACCGACAGAACTCGCTTAGCACAAATCCTCTTAAACTTACTCGGGAATTCGGCAAAATTCACCGATCACGGAAAAATTCAATTATCCGTTCGCGTAAAAAATAAACTGAAGGAGGATATAGATCTAGAGTTCTCCGTTCGCGATACCGGTATAGGAATTTCCGCTGAAAAAATTCCCTCGCTCTTCCAGCCGTTTACTCAGCTGGATAACTCGATTACCCGAACTTATGGCGGAACAGGATTGGGCTTAACCATCTCCAAGCGACTTTGCGAATTGCTCCAAGGAGATATTTCAGTTCAAAGTCAGAAAGGAAGCTGGACCGAATTCACTTTTACGATCCGGGCTAAAGAAGCAAGCGCCTTCGATTATCCGCCGCGTCCGGTTCCTACGAAATCGGGAAACAGGAAAATGGAAATCTTAGTCGTGGACGATAACGCATCCAACCAATTCGTGATTCAGCGATTACTTTCGAAATTCGGACATCCCGCGACTGCCGCATCGAGCGGACGAGAAGCCTTACGTTTACTCAAAGATAAAACTTTCGAACTGATTCTAATGGATATCGAAATGCCCGAATTGGATGGATTTGAAACTACTAGACAAATTCGGAAATTGTACGGAGACGGAAACAATCCGATCATCATCGCCCTCACGGCGCACGCGATGAAAGAATTCGAGCAAATGAGTTACGACGTAGGAATGAATGATTTTTTAGCTAAGCCGATAGATCCAACGGTTTTGAGAGAAAAAATTTCGTACTGGGCGGAAAAAACCGTCCGTCCATAA